Proteins encoded within one genomic window of Micromonospora halotolerans:
- a CDS encoding glycosyltransferase family 9 protein, with translation MILVLRALGVGDLATGVPALRALRAAYSGTELALVAPRWLTPLVELAGVVDRQVFADGLGRLGWSGPPPEVAVNLHGRGPQSHRMLAAVRPRRLLAFANADAGWHDGPPWRAEEHEVDRWCRMLGWYGIRADRGDLALRRPGPGGLPTNVTIVHPGAKAAQRRWPPERFAAVARELAGRGHRVVVTGGPGERDLAADVARRAGLPADAVLAGTTDVGELAALVAHARLVLCGDTGIGHLATAYATPSVLLFGPVPPAWWGPPPDRPWHEALWAGPRPAGDGPAVHPALAESDVPAVLAAVDRVTAAARTRTTAGRLVPGQAAAPEPARSGGRPTLATSR, from the coding sequence GTGATCCTCGTGCTCCGGGCGCTCGGCGTCGGCGACCTCGCGACCGGGGTGCCGGCGCTGCGCGCGTTGCGTGCCGCGTATTCCGGCACCGAGCTGGCGCTCGTCGCGCCGCGCTGGCTGACCCCGCTGGTGGAACTGGCCGGGGTCGTGGACCGGCAGGTCTTCGCGGACGGGCTGGGCCGCCTCGGGTGGTCCGGCCCGCCGCCGGAGGTGGCGGTGAACCTGCACGGGCGGGGACCGCAGTCGCACCGGATGCTGGCCGCGGTCCGGCCGCGGCGGCTGCTGGCCTTCGCCAACGCCGACGCCGGGTGGCACGACGGTCCGCCGTGGCGGGCCGAGGAGCACGAGGTGGACCGGTGGTGCCGGATGCTCGGCTGGTACGGGATCCGCGCCGACCGCGGCGACCTGGCGCTGCGCCGCCCCGGGCCCGGCGGGCTGCCGACCAACGTGACGATCGTGCACCCGGGCGCCAAGGCGGCGCAGCGGCGCTGGCCGCCGGAGCGTTTCGCGGCGGTGGCGCGGGAGCTGGCCGGCCGGGGCCACCGGGTGGTGGTCACCGGCGGTCCCGGCGAACGGGACCTGGCCGCCGACGTGGCCCGCCGGGCGGGGTTGCCGGCCGACGCGGTGCTGGCCGGCACGACCGACGTCGGCGAGCTGGCCGCGCTGGTCGCCCACGCCCGCCTCGTGCTCTGCGGGGACACCGGCATCGGCCATCTGGCCACCGCCTACGCCACCCCGTCGGTGCTGCTCTTCGGCCCGGTGCCGCCCGCCTGGTGGGGGCCGCCGCCGGACCGGCCGTGGCACGAGGCGCTCTGGGCCGGTCCGCGCCCCGCCGGGGACGGCCCGGCGGTGCACCCGGCGCTGGCCGAGTCGGACGTGCCGGCGGTGCTGGCGGCGGTAGACCGGGTGACGGCGGCCGCCCGGACTCGGACGACGGCCGGGAGGCTGGTTCCGGGGCAGGCGGCGGCGCCCGAACCGGCGCGCTCCGGTGGCCGGCCCACCCTTGCTACCAGCCGGTAG
- a CDS encoding alpha/beta hydrolase family protein, translating into MSGDYAQEFVDVDGARIGVQVYPEPDGPPGAPVVLIWPAMGVRARYYRPFAAALRDAGLAVVVADLRGTGESTPSPARSCRYGYAELATDIGAVLDALKPRLDGRTRLLLGHSLGGQAAVLHQALHDAERVDGLALVAVGIPWWRGYPGLRGWGVLPYTQGIAAVARLLGVWPGWGFGGRQARGVIRDWAHTARTGRFPVLDGVDAEAAVRRVRTPVLAVSVDDDQYTPHETMDHLCGKLVAAPVTRHRYTVAEAGAPLDHFTWVRAAAPLAARVAAFAAALPR; encoded by the coding sequence GTGAGCGGGGACTACGCGCAGGAGTTCGTGGACGTCGACGGGGCGCGCATCGGCGTCCAGGTCTACCCGGAGCCGGACGGGCCGCCCGGCGCGCCCGTCGTGCTGATCTGGCCCGCCATGGGCGTCCGCGCCCGCTACTACCGGCCGTTCGCCGCCGCGCTGCGCGACGCCGGCCTGGCCGTCGTCGTGGCCGACCTGCGGGGCACCGGCGAGAGCACGCCGTCCCCCGCCCGCAGCTGCCGGTACGGCTACGCCGAGCTGGCCACCGACATCGGCGCGGTGCTCGACGCGCTCAAGCCCCGGCTGGACGGCCGGACCCGGCTGCTGCTCGGGCACTCGCTCGGCGGGCAGGCCGCGGTGCTGCACCAGGCGCTGCACGACGCCGAGCGGGTGGACGGGCTGGCCCTGGTGGCGGTCGGCATCCCCTGGTGGCGCGGGTACCCGGGGCTGCGCGGCTGGGGCGTGCTGCCGTACACCCAGGGCATCGCGGCGGTCGCCCGGCTGCTCGGTGTCTGGCCCGGCTGGGGGTTCGGCGGCCGGCAGGCGCGCGGGGTGATCCGGGACTGGGCGCACACCGCGCGGACCGGGCGCTTCCCGGTGCTGGACGGGGTCGACGCCGAGGCGGCCGTGCGGCGGGTCCGCACCCCGGTGCTCGCGGTCAGCGTGGACGACGACCAGTACACGCCGCACGAGACGATGGACCACCTCTGCGGCAAGCTCGTCGCCGCCCCGGTGACCCGGCACCGCTACACCGTCGCGGAGGCCGGTGCCCCGCTGGACCACTTCACCTGGGTCCGCGCCGCCGCCCCGCTGGCCGCCCGGGTCGCCGCGTTCGCCGCCGCACTGCCCCGCTGA
- a CDS encoding GTPase activator yields MDERRDEPGGLTRDGRDPRATREAEEAHGGSMAPDLVDDTGHPVAQPPVPENEPSTLGRPGEEDGTGS; encoded by the coding sequence GTGGACGAGCGACGGGACGAGCCCGGCGGCCTGACCCGGGACGGCCGGGATCCCCGGGCGACCCGGGAGGCCGAGGAGGCGCATGGCGGCAGCATGGCCCCGGACCTGGTGGACGACACCGGGCACCCGGTGGCCCAGCCACCCGTGCCGGAGAACGAGCCGTCGACCCTGGGCCGGCCGGGGGAAGAGGACGGCACCGGTTCCTGA
- a CDS encoding DUF72 domain-containing protein: MGVIKVGTSSWADQMLVRSGWYPRAVNTPAGRLGWYAERFGLVEVDTSYYAIPAPEITAGWAAATPPGFTFDVKAFRLFTGHHTPVDALPRDLRPAGGPTRIRWRDLSAGAYDALWDRFHAALAPLAAADRLGAVLLQFPPWLARGEAARQRILSAAGRCRPWPVTVELRHSSWFTEDAVVETVTFLREHGLGYVCVDMPQGHASSVPPILVATADLAVVRFHGHSAAWESGDKQERFRYAYGEEELRRWSVLLRELADQCAELHVLLNNCCGDQAQRDAGALAGLLGVAPATTPA, translated from the coding sequence ATGGGTGTCATCAAGGTGGGCACGTCCTCCTGGGCCGACCAGATGCTGGTCCGCTCGGGCTGGTATCCCCGGGCGGTCAACACCCCGGCCGGCCGCCTCGGCTGGTACGCCGAGCGGTTCGGTCTGGTCGAGGTGGACACCTCGTACTACGCGATCCCGGCGCCGGAGATCACTGCGGGCTGGGCGGCGGCCACCCCGCCGGGCTTCACCTTCGACGTCAAGGCGTTCCGCCTCTTCACCGGCCACCACACCCCGGTCGACGCGCTGCCCCGGGACCTGCGCCCGGCCGGCGGCCCGACCCGGATCCGCTGGCGGGACCTGTCCGCCGGGGCGTACGACGCGCTGTGGGACCGGTTCCACGCGGCGCTGGCGCCGCTCGCGGCGGCCGACCGGCTCGGCGCCGTGCTGCTGCAGTTCCCGCCCTGGCTGGCCCGCGGCGAGGCGGCCCGGCAGCGGATCCTGTCCGCGGCGGGGCGCTGCCGGCCCTGGCCGGTGACCGTCGAGCTGCGGCACTCCTCCTGGTTCACCGAGGACGCCGTGGTCGAGACCGTGACCTTCCTGCGCGAGCACGGGCTCGGCTACGTCTGCGTGGACATGCCCCAGGGGCACGCCTCCTCGGTGCCGCCGATCCTCGTGGCCACCGCCGACCTGGCCGTGGTGCGGTTCCACGGGCACAGCGCCGCCTGGGAGAGCGGCGACAAGCAGGAGAGGTTCCGCTACGCCTACGGCGAGGAGGAGCTGCGGCGCTGGTCCGTGCTGCTGCGGGAACTCGCCGACCAGTGCGCCGAGCTGCACGTGCTGCTGAACAACTGCTGTGGCGACCAGGCCCAGCGGGACGCCGGGGCGCTGGCCGGACTGCTCGGCGTCGCGCCCGCCACCACCCCCGCCTGA
- a CDS encoding DinB family protein has product MSVSDQVLTGERADLLAALQRHRGFLRQTVAGLDDEQAARRSTASELCLGGLIKHVAGTEHRWMRFAVGGAEAMRSEPIDWAGQFRMTEGETLAGLLAEFDRVAAETDALVGTLDLDAAHPLPSAPWFEPGASWSARRVLLHLIAETAQHAGHADIIRESIDGTKTMG; this is encoded by the coding sequence ATGAGCGTCTCCGACCAGGTCCTCACCGGCGAGCGGGCCGATCTGCTCGCCGCCCTCCAGCGGCACCGCGGCTTCCTCCGGCAGACCGTGGCCGGGCTCGACGACGAGCAGGCCGCCAGGCGCAGCACGGCCAGCGAGCTCTGCCTCGGCGGCCTGATCAAGCACGTGGCCGGCACCGAGCACCGGTGGATGCGGTTCGCGGTGGGCGGTGCCGAGGCCATGCGGAGCGAGCCGATCGACTGGGCCGGCCAGTTCCGGATGACCGAGGGCGAGACGCTCGCCGGGCTGCTCGCCGAGTTCGACCGGGTGGCCGCCGAAACGGACGCCCTGGTCGGCACGCTCGACCTTGACGCCGCGCACCCGCTGCCGAGCGCACCCTGGTTCGAGCCGGGCGCCAGTTGGTCGGCGCGCCGGGTGCTGCTGCACCTCATCGCCGAGACCGCGCAGCACGCCGGGCACGCCGACATCATCCGGGAGTCGATCGACGGGACGAAGACCATGGGTTGA
- a CDS encoding Pr6Pr family membrane protein: MTPRRPRLAIPFRLAVVLGVVAGIVLTALGPATVTGLLPYFTIQSNVAVAVFAGYAAWRAGQGRPEPPSAVKGAVTLYITITGTVYHLVLANPASPFAMVQPHRAPGEWWGNQLLHTVVPLLAIADWALFDRRGRLRPRYAAWWLAFPVAYLGFVLVRGLVVHRYPYPFLDVGRLGYGGVGFSALAFAVAFWLLGLLFVGMDRGLAGRARGVPAEPAPAVAPEESAARPR; encoded by the coding sequence GTGACTCCGCGGCGTCCCCGACTGGCGATCCCCTTCCGCCTGGCCGTCGTGCTCGGCGTGGTGGCCGGCATCGTGCTCACCGCGCTCGGCCCGGCCACGGTGACCGGCCTGCTGCCGTACTTCACCATCCAGAGCAACGTGGCGGTCGCCGTCTTCGCCGGGTACGCCGCCTGGCGCGCCGGGCAGGGCCGCCCGGAGCCGCCGAGCGCGGTCAAGGGCGCGGTGACCCTGTACATCACGATCACCGGCACCGTCTACCACCTGGTGCTGGCCAACCCGGCCAGCCCGTTCGCGATGGTCCAGCCGCACCGCGCGCCCGGCGAGTGGTGGGGCAACCAGCTCCTGCACACCGTGGTGCCGCTGCTCGCGATCGCCGACTGGGCGCTGTTCGACCGGCGCGGCCGGCTGCGCCCGCGGTACGCCGCGTGGTGGCTGGCGTTCCCGGTCGCGTACCTCGGCTTCGTCCTGGTGCGGGGGCTGGTCGTGCACCGCTACCCGTACCCGTTCCTCGACGTCGGCCGGCTCGGCTACGGGGGCGTGGGGTTCAGCGCGCTCGCCTTCGCTGTCGCGTTCTGGCTGCTCGGACTCCTCTTCGTCGGCATGGACCGGGGGCTCGCCGGGCGGGCCCGCGGCGTGCCGGCCGAGCCGGCGCCGGCCGTCGCGCCGGAGGAGAGCGCCGCCCGGCCCCGCTGA
- a CDS encoding amylo-alpha-1,6-glucosidase: MKDLVGVLAGNVFALSDAHGDIEVEPYAPIGLFSFDTRFLSRWVLTVDGQRLNALSRDELAYFETRFVLVPGTASHYVDADVSVLRHRSIDSSFNERLTVLNHSAEPAEFIVRMEIGSDFADTSEILRPGPRRPVVVADAEHRQLRICHERDRFTRETIVSSTAPVDVDQQGMTFRIRIGPNEAWHTDLHVAMIIQGAGGRDLRSSLESHRRQVHHDMREDLARWFDHAPQLVAERDALAAAYEQALIDLASLRYTPLSFTDRVPVGGLPWAMAVYGRDALVTCLETLPFTPELTPATLRLLALLQGGQLDDFHDEEPGKILSELRYGESAAFGAQPTAFYYGAADTTPLFVILLDEYERWSGDADLVRELGHPARMALDWLDEYGDLCGDGYLRYQPRNTVNGVANQAWRNSPEAIVDRHAVAPPYPRATCELQGYAYDAKIRGARLAREFWGDPGYADRLEAEAARLRERFHRDFWLPHRGYYALALTPDGEPVDALTSNLGHLLWSGIVEPERADALAAHLCGPELFSGWGVRTYASGQRPYNPVGAHLGAVWPSDNALVAAGLRRYGYDAEAAQVAAGMFAAVETLGGSVPEVIAGYPRDVTKYPVQLPVAGRPQSWSSGGLLMLLATMLGLQPCGENLLVKPYVPDGYGRIELLDVPGRWGRADAYGRDRTTARRVRVGGAIDQRLGEA; this comes from the coding sequence ATGAAGGATCTGGTGGGTGTCCTCGCCGGCAACGTGTTCGCGCTCAGCGACGCGCACGGGGACATCGAGGTCGAGCCGTACGCACCGATCGGCCTGTTCTCGTTCGACACCCGCTTCCTGTCCCGCTGGGTGCTCACCGTCGACGGCCAGCGGCTGAACGCCCTGTCCCGGGACGAGCTGGCCTACTTCGAGACCCGGTTCGTGCTGGTCCCCGGCACCGCCAGCCACTACGTCGACGCCGACGTCTCGGTGCTCCGGCACCGGTCCATCGACAGCAGTTTCAACGAGCGGCTCACCGTGCTCAACCACTCCGCCGAGCCCGCCGAGTTCATCGTGCGCATGGAGATAGGCAGCGACTTCGCCGACACGTCCGAGATCCTCCGGCCCGGACCGCGCCGGCCGGTGGTGGTCGCCGACGCGGAGCACCGGCAGCTGCGGATCTGCCACGAGCGGGACCGGTTCACCCGGGAGACGATCGTCTCCAGCACCGCTCCCGTGGACGTCGACCAGCAGGGCATGACCTTCCGGATCCGGATCGGTCCGAACGAAGCCTGGCACACCGACCTGCACGTCGCGATGATCATCCAGGGCGCCGGGGGCCGGGACCTGCGGTCCAGCCTCGAGTCCCACCGCCGGCAGGTCCACCATGACATGCGCGAGGACCTGGCCCGGTGGTTCGACCACGCGCCGCAGCTCGTCGCCGAGCGCGACGCGCTGGCGGCGGCCTACGAGCAGGCGCTGATCGACCTGGCCTCGCTGCGGTACACGCCGCTGTCGTTCACCGATCGGGTGCCGGTGGGCGGGCTGCCCTGGGCCATGGCGGTGTACGGCCGGGACGCCCTCGTCACCTGCCTGGAGACGCTGCCGTTCACCCCGGAGCTGACCCCGGCGACGCTGCGCCTGCTGGCCCTGCTCCAGGGCGGGCAGCTCGACGACTTCCACGACGAGGAGCCCGGGAAGATCCTTTCCGAGCTGCGCTACGGCGAGTCGGCCGCCTTCGGTGCGCAGCCCACCGCGTTCTACTACGGCGCCGCCGACACCACGCCGCTGTTCGTGATCCTGCTCGACGAGTACGAGCGCTGGTCCGGCGACGCCGACCTGGTCCGGGAACTGGGTCATCCGGCCCGGATGGCGCTGGACTGGCTCGACGAGTACGGCGACCTGTGCGGCGACGGCTACCTGCGCTACCAGCCGCGCAACACGGTCAACGGGGTGGCCAACCAGGCCTGGCGCAACTCGCCGGAGGCCATCGTCGACCGGCACGCCGTCGCGCCGCCGTACCCGCGGGCGACCTGCGAGCTGCAGGGGTACGCGTACGACGCGAAGATCCGCGGCGCCCGGCTGGCCCGGGAGTTCTGGGGCGACCCCGGCTACGCCGACCGGCTGGAGGCCGAGGCCGCGCGGCTGCGCGAGCGGTTCCACCGGGACTTCTGGCTGCCGCACCGGGGCTACTACGCGCTGGCCCTGACCCCGGACGGTGAGCCGGTCGACGCGCTCACCTCCAATCTCGGGCACCTGCTCTGGAGCGGCATCGTCGAGCCGGAGCGGGCCGACGCGCTGGCCGCGCACCTGTGCGGCCCCGAACTCTTCTCCGGCTGGGGGGTGCGCACCTACGCCAGCGGGCAGCGGCCGTACAACCCCGTCGGGGCGCACCTCGGCGCGGTCTGGCCGTCGGACAACGCGCTCGTCGCGGCCGGCCTGCGGCGCTACGGGTACGACGCCGAGGCGGCCCAGGTCGCGGCCGGCATGTTCGCCGCGGTGGAGACGCTCGGCGGCTCGGTGCCGGAGGTGATCGCCGGCTACCCGCGCGACGTCACCAAGTACCCGGTCCAGCTGCCGGTGGCCGGCCGGCCCCAGTCGTGGTCCTCCGGCGGGCTGCTGATGCTGCTCGCCACCATGCTCGGGCTGCAGCCGTGTGGGGAGAACCTGCTGGTGAAACCGTACGTCCCCGACGGCTACGGCCGCATCGAGCTGCTGGATGTGCCGGGCCGCTGGGGGCGGGCGGACGCCTACGGCCGCGACCGCACCACCGCGCGGCGGGTCCGGGTCGGCGGCGCGATCGATCAGCGGCTCGGCGAGGCGTGA
- a CDS encoding SCP2 sterol-binding domain-containing protein yields the protein MSASAAEYLARRVAGRHPDLPETTCGTIRLDLGEGPRTDHWYLTIERQEVRVTRVAEDADLVVRADRQVFDRIAAGRLHVAAALLRNDLTAQGDLRLLLSLRRIFPGPPDARHPRDLGCARVGTR from the coding sequence ATGAGCGCCTCGGCGGCGGAGTACCTGGCCCGGCGGGTGGCCGGCCGGCACCCCGACCTGCCGGAGACCACCTGCGGCACGATCCGGCTGGACCTGGGGGAAGGGCCGCGGACCGACCACTGGTACCTGACCATCGAGCGCCAGGAGGTGCGGGTGACCCGCGTCGCGGAGGACGCCGACCTGGTGGTCCGCGCCGACCGGCAGGTGTTCGACCGGATCGCCGCCGGCCGGCTGCACGTGGCCGCCGCGCTGCTGCGCAACGACCTCACCGCCCAGGGCGACCTGCGGCTGCTCCTGTCGCTGCGGCGGATCTTCCCAGGGCCGCCCGACGCGAGGCACCCCCGCGACCTGGGCTGCGCCAGGGTGGGGACGCGATGA
- a CDS encoding glycoside hydrolase family 88 protein has translation MTGDATTDRVLAALLTMQRQSWEQGVTGHALLDLGLGELALLVADAAVTRQHPDGRLGDVSGEAGAVNGAACGEVVRHAATTDGDPRYAAALDAQLDWLVTRAPRAADGTLFHLLDSRQVWADTVYMVVPLLALAGRTDLAAGQLDGHRRRLFDPRTGLYAARWDEDRGELAQPCPWGTGNGWVVAGIARALRLAPDWPDGSRAELAGHARTVLDACLAYRTDDGLFPDVLDDPGSFREANTAQLLAYAALTGVADGWLPPSWLGTGADLLAAAGRRVDRHGRVTGVSGAPDFTAPGTSPEAQAFHLLGHAALGRARAAVSRPG, from the coding sequence ATGACCGGGGACGCCACGACCGACCGGGTGCTCGCCGCGCTGCTGACCATGCAGCGCCAGTCCTGGGAGCAGGGGGTGACCGGGCACGCCCTGCTCGACCTCGGGCTGGGCGAGCTGGCCCTGCTGGTCGCCGACGCCGCGGTGACCCGGCAGCACCCGGACGGGCGGCTCGGCGACGTGTCCGGCGAGGCCGGCGCGGTCAACGGCGCGGCCTGCGGCGAGGTGGTCCGCCACGCGGCCACCACGGACGGGGACCCGCGCTACGCCGCCGCGCTGGACGCGCAGCTCGACTGGCTGGTCACCCGGGCGCCCCGGGCCGCCGACGGCACCCTGTTCCACCTGCTCGACAGCCGCCAAGTGTGGGCGGACACGGTCTACATGGTGGTGCCGCTGCTCGCGCTTGCCGGCCGGACGGACCTGGCCGCCGGGCAGCTCGACGGGCACCGCCGCCGGTTGTTCGACCCGCGCACCGGCCTCTACGCGGCCCGCTGGGACGAGGACCGCGGCGAGCTGGCCCAGCCGTGCCCCTGGGGCACCGGCAACGGCTGGGTGGTGGCCGGGATCGCCCGGGCGCTGCGCCTCGCGCCGGACTGGCCGGACGGGTCCCGCGCCGAGCTGGCCGGGCACGCCCGCACGGTGCTGGACGCCTGCCTGGCGTACCGGACCGACGACGGGCTCTTCCCCGACGTGCTCGACGACCCGGGCTCGTTCCGGGAGGCGAACACCGCCCAGCTCCTCGCGTACGCGGCGCTGACCGGGGTGGCCGACGGCTGGCTGCCGCCGTCCTGGCTGGGCACCGGCGCGGATCTGCTGGCCGCCGCGGGCCGGCGGGTCGACCGCCACGGACGGGTGACCGGGGTCAGCGGCGCACCGGACTTCACCGCGCCGGGCACCTCCCCCGAGGCGCAGGCGTTCCACCTGCTCGGGCACGCGGCGCTGGGCCGCGCCCGGGCGGCGGTCAGCCGCCCTGGATGA
- a CDS encoding mycothiol transferase, which yields MDVNDLLTEAYGRLPDLVAGALDGLSPEQLRQAPAAGANPVGWLVWHLTRIQDQQVSDVLGEEQLWVGGEWAGRCGLTADPDDTGYGHGPEQVARVRPENGGVLLDYHRAVVDRTCAYLRGLRPADLDRVVDENWDPPVTLGVRLVSVLDDDVQHAGQAAYVRGLIQGG from the coding sequence GTGGACGTGAACGACCTGCTGACCGAGGCGTACGGCCGGCTGCCCGACCTGGTGGCGGGGGCGCTGGACGGGCTGAGCCCGGAACAGCTGCGGCAGGCGCCGGCCGCCGGGGCGAACCCGGTGGGCTGGCTGGTCTGGCATCTCACCCGGATCCAGGACCAGCAGGTCAGCGACGTGCTGGGGGAGGAGCAGCTCTGGGTCGGCGGCGAGTGGGCGGGGCGCTGCGGGCTGACCGCCGACCCGGACGACACCGGCTACGGGCACGGCCCGGAGCAGGTCGCCCGCGTGCGGCCGGAGAACGGCGGGGTGCTGCTGGACTACCACCGGGCGGTGGTGGACCGGACCTGCGCGTACCTGCGCGGGCTGCGCCCGGCCGACCTGGACCGGGTGGTCGACGAGAACTGGGACCCGCCCGTCACGCTCGGCGTGCGGCTGGTGAGCGTGCTCGACGACGACGTCCAGCACGCCGGCCAGGCCGCGTACGTGCGGGGGCTCATCCAGGGCGGCTGA
- a CDS encoding 2'-5' RNA ligase family protein, with translation MVAALELYLDTDATRRIRVLWDALEAEGVQSMRSLLEQRHRPHVSLAVAPRLDPHRVAEALTGMVVAAPLRLEFQHAGQFVGRVLWLGPAPTPELLAHHGAVHKRLTRAGIGLVEHYQPGRWVPHCTLSMRVPNTLMAAAVRRCLEVLPVTATVVGAAVTDHARGISHPLG, from the coding sequence GTGGTCGCGGCGCTGGAGCTGTATCTCGACACCGACGCCACCCGGCGGATCCGGGTGCTCTGGGACGCGTTGGAGGCCGAGGGCGTGCAGAGCATGAGGTCGCTGCTGGAGCAGCGGCACCGGCCGCACGTCTCGCTGGCCGTCGCGCCGCGTCTCGACCCGCACCGGGTCGCCGAGGCGCTCACCGGGATGGTGGTGGCCGCCCCGCTGCGGCTGGAGTTCCAGCACGCCGGGCAGTTCGTCGGGCGGGTGCTCTGGCTCGGGCCGGCCCCCACGCCGGAGCTGCTGGCCCACCACGGCGCCGTGCACAAGCGGCTGACCCGGGCCGGCATCGGGCTGGTGGAGCACTACCAGCCGGGCCGGTGGGTGCCCCACTGCACGCTGTCCATGCGGGTGCCGAACACGCTGATGGCCGCGGCGGTGCGCCGCTGCCTGGAGGTGCTGCCGGTGACCGCCACCGTGGTCGGCGCCGCCGTCACCGACCACGCCCGGGGCATCTCCCACCCCCTCGGCTGA
- a CDS encoding MEDS domain-containing protein — MTGASAPSTTYGHACLVYDDPAVLDARAVAHLGAGLAAGEQAWLVAPGDRDSLARRLDRLPGLDAALRRRALRLLPVEDAYRHDEIVDPAKQVRAYAAATGDALAAGYTGLRVVAEATTLVRSPAQRDAFARYEHLIDRWMRHQPMSAVCAYDRRELGDAAIAELACMHPETNADVLFRLHAGGGDAIVELGGELDPSNHRLFAAALDRADPRPVDGRLVLDATGLRFVDHRCLLHLRDHARRHDGSAVLRTSRSAAARLVELLDLAEVRVEVVR, encoded by the coding sequence GTGACCGGCGCGAGCGCGCCGTCGACGACGTACGGTCACGCGTGCCTGGTCTACGACGACCCGGCGGTCCTGGACGCCCGGGCGGTCGCCCACCTGGGTGCCGGCCTCGCGGCCGGCGAGCAGGCCTGGCTGGTCGCCCCCGGGGACCGTGACTCCCTGGCCCGCCGGCTGGACCGCCTCCCCGGTCTCGACGCCGCGCTGCGCCGGCGCGCGCTCCGGCTGCTCCCGGTCGAGGACGCCTACCGCCACGACGAGATCGTCGACCCGGCCAAGCAGGTCCGGGCGTACGCGGCGGCGACCGGCGATGCGCTGGCCGCCGGCTACACCGGCCTGCGGGTGGTGGCCGAGGCCACCACGCTGGTCCGCTCCCCCGCCCAGCGGGACGCCTTCGCCCGGTACGAGCACCTCATCGACCGCTGGATGCGGCACCAACCGATGTCGGCGGTGTGCGCCTACGACCGGCGCGAGCTGGGCGACGCGGCGATCGCCGAGCTGGCCTGCATGCACCCCGAGACGAACGCCGACGTGCTGTTCCGGCTGCACGCCGGTGGCGGCGACGCGATCGTCGAGCTGGGCGGCGAGCTGGACCCGTCCAACCACCGGCTCTTCGCCGCCGCGCTGGACCGGGCCGACCCGCGACCGGTGGACGGCCGGCTGGTGCTCGACGCCACCGGGCTGCGCTTCGTCGACCACCGCTGCCTGCTGCACCTGCGCGACCACGCCCGCCGGCACGACGGCAGCGCCGTGCTGCGCACCTCGCGCTCCGCCGCGGCCCGGCTGGTCGAGCTGCTCGACCTGGCCGAGGTAAGGGTGGAGGTGGTCCGGTGA
- a CDS encoding sensor histidine kinase: protein MRTGAAAGHVGYYHEAILYDSDEHLLAVVLPFLLGGVEAGEPTVVGFGGRNAELVRRALPAGSGVTFLPGGDVYARPTSAIRSYRRLLGSYVADGARQIRIVGELPPAALGSTWDWWARYESAINHAYDDFPLWSMCAYDARTTPARVLADVARTHPRVALPDGSHVPTDVYTEPARYLAEQRPMLPDPVQRTAPAVELVDPAPAEARDAVRAAYRGQFPVDHLDDLVVSVSEVVSNALRHGAPPVRMRLWSAPDRMVVTVDDRGPGPGDPYAGLLPAGNGAAGGLGLWISHQSCNHVALHRDTDGFTIRLTAGNPYFPV, encoded by the coding sequence GTGAGGACGGGCGCCGCCGCCGGCCACGTCGGCTACTACCACGAGGCGATCCTCTACGACTCGGACGAGCACCTGCTCGCCGTGGTGCTGCCGTTCCTGCTCGGCGGGGTCGAGGCCGGCGAGCCGACCGTGGTCGGCTTCGGCGGGCGCAACGCCGAGCTGGTCCGCCGCGCCCTCCCGGCCGGCTCCGGGGTCACCTTCCTGCCCGGCGGCGACGTCTACGCCCGCCCCACCTCGGCCATCCGCTCCTACCGCAGGCTGCTGGGCTCGTACGTGGCCGACGGCGCCCGCCAGATCCGGATCGTCGGCGAGCTGCCGCCGGCCGCGCTCGGATCCACCTGGGACTGGTGGGCCCGCTACGAGTCGGCCATCAACCACGCCTACGACGACTTTCCGCTGTGGAGCATGTGCGCGTACGACGCCCGGACCACGCCGGCTCGGGTGCTGGCGGACGTGGCGCGGACCCACCCCCGGGTGGCGCTGCCGGACGGCAGCCACGTGCCGACCGACGTCTACACCGAACCGGCGCGCTACCTGGCCGAGCAGCGCCCGATGCTCCCCGACCCGGTGCAGCGGACGGCGCCGGCGGTCGAGCTGGTCGACCCGGCCCCGGCCGAGGCGCGCGACGCGGTCCGCGCCGCCTACCGGGGGCAGTTCCCGGTCGACCACCTCGACGACCTGGTCGTGTCGGTCAGCGAGGTGGTGAGCAACGCGCTGCGGCACGGTGCGCCGCCGGTGCGGATGCGGCTGTGGAGCGCACCGGACCGGATGGTGGTGACCGTGGACGACCGGGGTCCCGGCCCCGGCGACCCCTACGCCGGCCTGCTGCCCGCGGGCAACGGCGCGGCGGGCGGCCTGGGCCTGTGGATCAGCCACCAGTCGTGCAACCACGTGGCGCTGCACCGGGACACCGACGGCTTCACCATCCGGCTGACCGCCGGAAATCCGTACTTCCCGGTCTGA